From a single Kryptolebias marmoratus isolate JLee-2015 linkage group LG6, ASM164957v2, whole genome shotgun sequence genomic region:
- the LOC108232331 gene encoding rhodopsin kinase GRK1-like gives MDIGGLTTVVANSAYINARGSIDGSNAAAARDKKYHSRLKLPHITVCEGLRDTLDLAFDSVCVQQPIGKRLFREFLEANQDYHGACRLWKDIEDYDLAEDSERAKKASKIVQRYMDPSAKHFCPYLPEDIIAKVKESLESVGDSLFAAALDKTLEYLQEAPYVFFLESMYLKRFLQWKWLEMQPMDDDWFLDFRVLGKGGFGEVSACQMRATGKLYACKKLNKKRLKKRKGYEGAMVEKRILEKVHSRFIVSLAYAFQTKEELCLVMTIMNGGDLKYHIYLVDENNPGFDEPRACFYIAQIIQGLEHLHQKKIIYRDLKPENVLLDNDGNVRISDLGLAVELKEGKTMTKGYAGTPGYMAPEMLKGDKYNTSVDYFTLGVTLYEFIAAKNPFRNRGEKVEREDMKERMLTRVVTYPDNFSEHTKSLCDGLLAKDVEQRMGFKNECCDEIRAHPFFKSINWRKLNAGILPPPFVPDPKVVYAKSLDDVGAFSSVRGVGLEDSDKSFFDEFATGNISIPWQEEMIEMGIYGELNLWGPEGTIPNDLRRESILEQPKSSTCCVS, from the exons ATGGACATCGGAGGACTGACCACCGTGGTAGCGAACTCTGCGTACATCAACGCCCGCGGAAGCATCGATGGCTCCAACGCGGCAGCAGCTCGGGATAAGAAGTACCACTCTCGCCTCAAGCTGCCCCACATCACCGTGTGTGAGGGCCTGAGGGACACTCTGGATTTGGCCTTCGACTCGGTTTGCGTGCAACAGCCAATTGGCAAACGACTATTTAGGGAATTTTTGGAAGCGAATCAAGATTATCATGGCGCTTGTCGTTTGTGGAAAGACATCGAGGACTACGACCTGGCAGAGGACTCTGAAAGGGCGAAGAAAGCCTCCAAGATTGTTCAGCGGTACATGGACCCATCTGCCAAACACTTCTGCCCGTACCTGCCTGAGGACATCATAGCCAAGGTGAAGGAAAGCCTGGAGTCTGTGGGGGACAGTTTGTTTGCTGCGGCATTAGATAAAACGCTGGAATACCTTCAAGAGGCCCCGTACGTTTTCTTCCTGGAGAGCATGTACCTGAAGAGGTTCCTGCAGTGGAAGTGGCTCGAGATGCAACCCATGGATGACGACTGGTTCCTGGACTTCCGTGTGCTGGGTAAAGGTGGGTTCGGGGAGGTGTCTGCCTGTCAGATGAGGGCCACTGGGAAACTTTACGCCTGTAAGAAACTCAACAAGAAGAggctgaagaagaggaaaggctATGAG gGAGCGATGGTGGAGAAGAGGATTCTTGAGAAGGTCCACAGTCGCTTCATTGTCTCATTGGCGTATGCCTTCCAGACAAAGGAAGAGCTTTGTCTGGTCATGACTATCATGAATGGAGGAGATCTGAA GTATCACATCTACCTGGTGGATGAAAACAACCCGGGGTTCGACGAGCCCAGGGCCTGTTTTTACATCGCTCAGATCATCCAAGGCTTAGAGCATCTTCACCAGAAGAAAATCATCTATCGGGATCTCAAGCCGGAAAATGTGCTGCTTGACAACGATG GCAACGTGCGGATATCTGACTTGGGTCTAGCTGTGGAGCTAAAAGAAGGCAAAACAATGACCAAAGGCTACGCTGGGACACCGG GGTACATGGCTCCAGAGATGCTGAAAGGAGACAAATACAACACTTCAGTGGACTACTTCACCTTGGGGGTGACTTTGTACGAGTTTATCGCTGCCAAGAATCCCTTCAGAAACAGGGGGGAGAAG GTCGAACGTGAAGACATGAAGGAGCGCATGCTGACTCGCGTGGTGACCTACCCAGACAACTTCAGCGAGCACACCAAGTCACTGTGTGACGGTCTGCTGGCCAAAGACGTGGAGCAGAGGATGGGTTTTAAGAATGAATGCTGCGATGAAATCAGAGCACATCCGTTTTTCAAAAGTATTAACTGGAGGAAACTGAATGCAG GTATTCTCCCCCCTCCTTTTGTCCCTGACCCTAAAGTGGTTTACGCTAAAAGTCTGGACGACGTCGGGGCTTTCTCCTCGGTGCGGGGCGTAGGCCTGGAGGATTCGGATAAAAGCTTTTTCGATGAGTTTGCCACTGGCAACATCTCGATCCCTTGGCAGGAGGAGATGATTGAAATGGGCATTTATGGCGAGCTCAACCTTTGGGGCCCTGAAGGCACCATCCCAAATGACCTTCGCAGGGAGTCCATCTTAGAGCAGCCCAAGTCTTCAACCTGCTGCGTATCGTAA